DNA sequence from the Sphingomonas sp. genome:
CCGCCCCGCTCAGCCCGCCAGATACCAGGCGAGCAGGAGGATCGGGCCGACCACGGCGACGGCGAACAGCAATTGCGCCGCCACGCTCGGCCGGAACCGGGCGGCGTGGAGGCGGCGGAAGGCGGCGAGCCGGGGAGCGAGGCCATCGCGGCCCGACACGGTCCCGATCTCCATCTGGCTGCCCTTGGTGAGGAACCGGATCAGCTCCTCGGTCTCCTCGTCGCCGATCTGCGGGTGACGGCGCAGCAGTGCCTCCATCCGATCCATCCGCGCCTGGGCGCTATCGGCATGAGTCTCGGCGCGCGGCTCCAGCACGCGCGCGCTCGCGATATTTGCGGTCTTCATGATTCAATTCACTTTCCTGTGTGGCCGGGGCGCGCGCTGCGGCGCGGCCCGTCCGGCCGGTTCATCCGATGGTGCAAGAGGGCCGGGCGATGCCGGCCCGGTCGTCAGCCGCGCGGCGGAGCGCGGGCGTGAAAGCCGCTCGCGCTGTGCGCGGCGAGCGGATCGGAGGACAGGGAAGGAAGCGGCGTTTCGGCCCGCTCGGGAAGGGGAAGCGCGGCGAGGGCCGGTGGGAGGACCGCCGCGCCGCCGCCGTCGATCGGGTCGTCGGAACGGATGTCGGGCCGGGAGACCCCGCTGTCCGTCGCCTGCCGGGCCGCGAAGCGCGGCGCCGGGGCGGAATCGACGATGGTCGGCGATCCGATCGTGGCGCGGCCGAGCGGGTTGGAGATCGGTGTGGCGGCGTCGCCGACCAGGGCCGCGAGCCATGCGGCGAGGAACAGAAACGCCGCGACGGCGCCCTTCCTCGGGCCGGGCCGGTCTTCGGCGGCAAGGCGCGCGGCGTGACTCACGCCGCCGACATAGGAGGCCCCGGCGCAAGCGCAAGACGGCTTGCGGCGAGCGGGGCTTCCGGCAACCGGCGCGAACGGGCTAGGATGAGGCATGATCATCTCATCCGATCCGTGCGTCACGCCCGTCATCCTCTGCGGCGGGGCGGGCACGCGGCTCTGGCCGCTGTCGCGAAAGGCCAGGCCCAAGCAGATGCTGGACCTCACCGGCGCTGGCACCATGCTGGCGCTGACCGCCGCGCGGGTCGGCGATGCCTTGCTCTACACGCCGCCGCTGGTGGTCGGCGCCGCCGCCCAGGCCGATGCCATTGCCGCCGAAGTGGGCGATGGCGCGACCCTGATCCTGGAGCCTTCGGCCCGAAACACCGCGCCCGCCATCGCGCTCGCCGCGCTGAACGCCGCGCCTGGGGCGGTGCTGCTGGTCCTGCCGAGCGACCAGCATATCGTGGACTGCACGGGGTTCGATGCCGCCGTGCGCCGGGCGCTGCCGCTGGCGCTGGACGGCTGGATCGTCACCTTCGGCATGACGCCGGACCGGCCGGAAACCGGCTATGGCTATATCAGGCGCGGCGCGGCGCTGGGCGAGGGGCTGTTCGCGGTCGATCGCTTCGTCGAGAAGCCGGACGCCGCCACCGCCGCCGCCTGGCTCGCCGAAGGCGGTCATGACTGGAATGGCGGCATCTTCCTGATGCGCGCCGACGCTTTGATCGACGGGCTGGCGGCCCATGCGCCCGACATCCTCGCCGCCGCGCGCGCCGCCGTCGCGGGGCAGAAGGCGGACGGCGCGCGCATCAGCCCCGACGCGGCGGCCTTTGCCGGGGCGCCGTCCATCTCGATCGACTATGCGCTGATGGAGAAGGCCG
Encoded proteins:
- a CDS encoding mannose-1-phosphate guanyltransferase, which produces MIISSDPCVTPVILCGGAGTRLWPLSRKARPKQMLDLTGAGTMLALTAARVGDALLYTPPLVVGAAAQADAIAAEVGDGATLILEPSARNTAPAIALAALNAAPGAVLLVLPSDQHIVDCTGFDAAVRRALPLALDGWIVTFGMTPDRPETGYGYIRRGAALGEGLFAVDRFVEKPDAATAAAWLAEGGHDWNGGIFLMRADALIDGLAAHAPDILAAARAAVAGQKADGARISPDAAAFAGAPSISIDYALMEKAEKVAVAPVAIGWSDIGGFTALRDIMAQDAAGNAIAGDVLALDADNCLIRSDGPLVAVVGVKDLVVIAAGGAVLVVPRDQSQRVKEIVERLNAEGRDTWT